GGGTGAAAGAGAGACTTGCATGTTCCTGGAGCAAATTTAATGCTACTCCTGGATATTCCGGTTCATTGATTCTCAATCTTTTATATAAATTCTAAATATCATATATGAAAATAAGTGACTATGAATGTTCCTGTAACATGCATTAATGTGCTCCAAATTAATGCAAATATTTCTCATGAAAGAAAGGAAAGTTAGTCAGAGTAATGGCAACTCTAATTACCATGTTTCACGAGGGATAGATGGGAATGGTGTATCTATGATTCCTAATGTTGGACCTTCCAAACCACTATATTATAGTTAAGATCATTTTCTCACTTCATTTAACCTCCTTTAAGGGAATTCGGAATCATCTTTGTTGTTAAATCAAAACATGCCGTTGGTTTTATATTATTAACCTGACATTAGATCTGAGCCTCCTAAGTCTAACTGTCTCCCGCATCAACCTTAATGTTGCACTGAAATTCACCTTTAAAAGGAAGCCTTTGATAGAATGGATTGTCTGTTGTCTGATGCAGCTATCTGCAAAACATTTTTTTCCCCTAAACAACCTTAAAGGGTCCCAAAAGTTTTCTATTCTGTATATTGCTGTTggaattttttatgtttcagtTTGCTTCCTAGTTGTTCATGCTTATCACTCTTTTCTCTTGTGATGCAGCTATTCAAATACCTCCCAAGATTGTCACCCAAGGTATCAAATATTTTCCAGGAAATGAAGCGTCACTAGTCGAGAATTTTGTACCTGCACCATCAGAGACCTTTATCTTAATGCGGTTTGGATTTGTCACCCGAAACATTCTTCAGTTTTGCACCCTAACCGTTCATTCTTCATGTGTGCAGTTGTATACATTGAACTGGTCATGTTCTTCATTTACAAATAATTACATTATCACATGCTTTTCTAAGCATGTGAAAATTTTTCAATGATTTTACCATGTTGGCCAATTGGGCTATTATTTTTTACCTTGAAATATATATGGNNNNNNNNNNNNNNNNNNNNNNNNAGCAATATGGACAGAGATATACCACCCAATATTTTGCTAATAAATAGGACCAAATGTTGATTTGATATTGAGATTCGCTTCCTTTGTATAGTTCCTTGAactattttgttttagtttttccTTTAGCAATCGAAATTGATTAAACTTTGCAATAGTTTTAATTGGATGGACTACGGGTACGTCTTGTACTAACGGAGtgttggtttatgattttttaactttaatttatttttgtctttcaaGAACCAAATTCCGGAAAATGGTATTCCTGGAAACCACATTTCTAGAAAAAATTAGAATCCTGTGTTTGCTTATATTCATAGAAATACTACTTCTAGGAATTAATGTTTCTGTTTGTTAATAGTTATACTCCCAAGAATATTATGTTAGCTGTCTGAAATGTccctaataattttattaaaaattgattttcttcCGTCAATCACAATATACTAGTACCTatcatttaaatttgaattaagtgACAATTATACTATCAAGGATTTGGACTTGGGATTAAttaatctttgaaaaaaaacaagaaataccAATTAGTTCTTCTACGATAGTAAATGATGGACATGTATGTCCTTCTATCAATAAGTAGTACGAAACGATATGGAGTTACATTATTATAGCGATTCATGTTTCGTTATTGTCACATGagcataaaaataatatagttttaaacaataaaacatTATCGTTTGGGTTTTCATATAACATTTatcaactattttttatttaccacGAATCTtaccaaaaaaaatgaaattttattccaaaaatTGTTATGTATGTGACAATCTTTCATAAATAAATGTCACATTAATTATCAGTGCATATAAATATTATCATTAAGCTTTTTGTGATGAATTAATAGAAGGACATAATGTGTCTATTGTTTGTTATCTTGGAGGATCAAATTtagactttttgtttttttttttagagacGGACTAATTCAAGGTCAAAATCTTCAAAGAcctaattgttactttattctttaaattttaaacaaaaatgacaataaataatttataatttccGTCGAATGGGAATCTTGCAAACGTAACTCTCACATGAGAATAAAAAATGCCTTGTAAATGAGAATGTTAAGTTTCCGGAAATAAAAGATTTTTAGATATAAGATTAGATTAAGGTGTTAAATGTAACATCTCTACATTTGTATACAGTCATTTGATCGAATAACTTGAAATTCTTAATTGAATAACGTTCCTTTTAAACatgatatcaaaattaattttcgataATAGTCCAACCTCAACAGTGATTGACACATCAAACTGTATCATACTCCAATCTAGTGCCATAGATACTAGGTCACACTGTTCTAAGTTTGAATTTTGCTAATTTCTTTGACAACTTAGTAGATCATTGGACGTGTGAACTGATCTCAAAAGTAAGCTTAATGTGCTAATAAATTATTGAGTATTGACAATGCATTATTGGAGTTTTAACGTCCTAAGTCGTATGACGAATACTTGCAACATGGATTGCAAATATAGAACACCATCCATAAAATTGATAATCCAATAATTGTGCCAACAGAATACATCACAGTGATTATATGAACTTGGTTATTATACAAGCATTTAGCATGAGTCTTCTCTAAAGGATGCTTCTTTTGCAGAAACAGTTGGGGGATCAACAATCTATGAAGAAATTATGTGTGGATATCACTGCTTAAGAACAATCAGATAAGAGTCAGTTTCAGCATCGCTCAAAATAACTTATGTCCAAGAAAACAATTGTATGAATATTCCGAGGATCACTTCGCACaggtttttaagaaaatatcaatCCTAATTGTACATACACGAGCAGAACACAAGATTTTCAACCATTTTGCTTTCAAAGCTATACATAACTGTAGTGCATGCATGTATTACATACACAAATCTCCTCTTACTaattcaaaacagaaaataaatagaaagcCAATAAAACAAAAGGTTCCAGTTaagattttcaatttttctccttctgaagaaagaaattaaacacACATGATACACAAATCTATAATATAGTCAACCCTTTACTACTTCAGTCTCATGTTCCCTCCAAAACATCATCAGTCTTATGTCTTTCATTCGGTTTGCGAACATTTTTGTTCACAACTGCAAATGCAGCCTGCACTGCTGTCATGTTCTGAAATGGAAGCATTCCGGTGATAAGCTCCCAAAGAACAATCCCAAAGCTATACACATCCACCTTTTGTGTGTAAGGCCTATGCTGGATCATCTCCCTGCCAAATATTGGAAAACATATAGGATCAGAACACATAGTAAACTCGTTTTAAGGAGGCAGCAACATATATCTGTATCTTCAGGATCACAACCAGAATGCACATTAAAATAGTatcaaaaaatagaagaaaaaacaaTTCTTACGGAGCCATCCAACGGTATGTTCCAGTCTCAGGTGTCATTCCTTCAGTTTGCACCTCAATGCGAGCAACACCAAAGTCagcaattttaattgatttgtcCCCAAAAATCAGAAGATTATCAGACTTCAAATCCCTGTGGATCAACCCAAGTCCATGAACATATGCCATGCCTCTAGCAACATCCAAAGCCTGTTTGACAGCCAATTTTAGGGGAACTGACCGGTTCTGACGCTTCATTAAAGACTGTCTAACAGAACCCCCTTTGGCATATTCCGTTACAATGCACCATACCATCGGTTTTCTGCATGCACCAATGAAACGAACTATATTAGGATGCTTTAGTGTAGCCAGCNNNNNNNNNNNNNNNNNNNNNNNNNNNNNNNNNNNNNNNNNNNNNNNNNNNNNNNNNNNNNNNNNNNNNNNCTTTGATAACTCATTTTCAGGCCTCTCCAGGATTTTGATAGCTACATCTTCACCATTATAAGTTCCCCTATAGAGTTTTCCAAAAGCTCCTTGAGCAAAGGCCTCACCCATATTAAGCTTCCTCAAATCAATTGTCCACTCATCAAAATTTTCAAGCCCCTCAGTTGGGGAACTGCTATCCATTAGAGCTTGAGCCAAAGCATCATCACTCAATGCATGTGTGACTCTTCCTCGACGATTTACACTGTTTTGAACAGAGTAGTTATCATTTGCACGTCTCCGCAACCCTTGGTGGTTCAATATGCGAGTATGGGAATCATTAGACCCAACACTACTATTATCTATGGACATCGCAACAGATCCCCCACCATTACTTGTTTGCATGCTGTCAATCGACATATTAGTACCCTCCCCAAGCTTATGGTAAAAGCCTTGAGAGAAATCATAATAGTTGTCAGTTGTATGCTTGTTGAGATCTATTAATCCAGGGAATTTAGCACCACCTTCCAACATCTTTTCAGTCTTGTAAAGGAAAAAACTTTATGTCTTATTCCTTCAGCATCAGAAATTGGAAACTTTAAAAAACCTgggaaaacaaaaaggaaaaaactaaAGCCCAACTAAACTTTGAAAAATGTTCAGCATTTCTATTTATGAacattatttacaaaaaaaacaACTTCAACAAAGGTAACTCCATGTATGGTATACATTTCATTTACCATTCACAAATAATCAATGCAAAAAATCCTTTAACAATATAATAATCTAACatccttttttttctattttttttttaaaaaagtaattatcAACAAACATATACTAAACCATATACTGCATCTAAAATTTAGAGATTGCTTTCAACTTCCCAAATCAAAACAAATGGGTATGAAGAAAACCCTACTCAACAGCAACATTTTTGTTCAgaatcaaaatcacaaatcaaatgcgtatataaaaagaaaaaaccctCAGAGACTAAGTCTAATAGCATTCCGTTTTACAAGTCAATGCACAAGAAGCCTCCATTGGAACCAAAattgacaacaacaacaacatcaaacaTCAATAGCAATTGGTAGAGACCATACCACAAAACTTACCAGCAGCATAATCTCTAATCCTTGTATCAAAAGCTACCAAATATGACTGAGAAACATGCGAAAGGTAAAACAGCTCGTTAGTCAAACGATGTACggaactaaaaactaataaaatgtaaaaaaggaaataaattaaattgagcAAAATTCTCCTCGATTAAAAGGCTAGTGAGTGAAATCACAAAGCATAAAATGAAGAAGGGAACAAAGAATAAAAAGtgtgaaaaccctaaaatccatGAAAGTCCTAAACGAAGAAGCTAAGTAAGAGACGTTAACTTGTAAGGTTTACCTCAACTCAGGAGGGGAGGGGAAAGTGTGTTTTTGGAGTTCTGATTGATCAAATCCAAGATTGAAGAGATCGAAGAGAATTGGAATTAGAactgagaaagaaaaagagattgctgaggaagaaggagaagaagtgGTGTGAATGAAAGGAAAAATAACACCCAGGCGTGgaccaaataaaaaaacaaagaaagaaataaaaaaaaaaagcaaaggtAGACATTTACATGCAGTTGTCTGTACTTAAAATTAATAAGTAAAAATTATGtttagttaaattaaaatttaattatttttaactattaattttatataaaaataattatatataaattttaattaaaaaatctttttttatttattttacaaatatttataaaagaatatCCTGATTAGAcatgttaatatatataaaaaaatgtttatatttttattttgataatattattttttttataaatttatacaaatatacaataaaaaataattgtgtgGCATATGACCTATAAAAAATAAgagtgattatatatataatattgaaATAATAGATGTatgtttattttgtatgaacaaaaataaaaatactatagtTGTTCTTGTTTGATAAGActatgaaataagaaaaaaaagatgttaAATACAAGAAAGGTATATTGTCTCTATTTTggatacaaaatatataaacttttttttgtcCTGAAACATAGTATTTCAATCACATCTTTAATGTCAAAGGctttttaacaatatttttcttcctgtgttttaaaaatttaattatttaatttatttttataatttcattaaaattttaattaaatttttataatttaaaattttataattaaattttatatgagatagaattttctaaaaatatttaatagctattaatttttggaaaatatactaattttagAACATTTACTTCTAGAATATGTTACAAAATTATCATGTTTCaaacataaacataatattttaaaagactTCATATTCTTTTAACAAAGACTAGTTAATGAAGATTTAACTACATTTttacttattataaaaaattaataaaatttaaaaaaattaagcatTTACTAAATATATggtgatttatatttttatattaaaaattatgaaataaaattgtgTATTTATAATCTGataactttattttatattaatcaaTTAATGCAATCATTCACTATATTGAATATTTTGTTAAGACAATAGATTCTAGCTAAatccaatttttaaaaaaaatattttttggtatttgaataaatatttgtaCTAAAATTCAATGATAATAAAGTAGATGTCAATTatgaatatgaaaaataaagtgGAGACCATATTTCTCTAAGAATGGAAAAACATCAATACATATAAttaaagtttttatttattagttgcttttttttaatttctttaataattaactaattaatttatcaattgtttattttttttaaataaatctctctctccttttgttttttcaaCTTGTTTTCTTCCGGTTAGAGAGGCTAGAAACTTGGGATTTGGGATAGCGTGAGCCATGCTTCACTCACTTTTTTTGCGCTAAAATACACCCCATCACCGTTATCAATTAAATGCTATTTTGTTGATAAGCATCAAGTAAATGTTAGTAATATAACGTTTCATTTATTTCATTGCGAGAAAGGATAagaactgttttttttttattaatattagcaaatgtttgatttatattattaaatttaaagtattaattgagtattaataaaaaataataaattttaaaatttaattaacgtgtatcttaaaaatataaattaaaattattaataataaaaattataaataatttattttaataaatatattaaaattaaaattttatatttttataaagattttttaattaataaattgatcATATACtctaagaatatatattaacttaaatctaaattaatactaaattaatattttgatatttttaaaccCTAGCAGAGAAAGAGTACGTACTCCGTACTCAAGGAGaatgagagaaggagagagcGGGGCTAGCGATTGAGGGTGAAACACGGTGAGGAAGATGGCCATACCATCGGAAGAAATAAGGGGGAGAGCGTGGGTGGGTGCGTGTGTATCCGGTGTTAAAGATGGTTCTTCTCGAGAGGGGTTAAAGTGTAAGACCTTTGCATTAGTAGGGTCTTTATCTGAGAATTGTATCGCGACGGTCACAGGTAAGCAGGGTGATTCTCGTCCACCAAGTGTCAATTTTACCAAGGAGGCAAAGAGTCATGCATAAGCTTCGGATAGTATGGCGCATCAAAGGAGGGTTTGATTTGTTGGATGTGGGGTTTGGatattttttggttaaatttgATATTGCTGCAGAATCATGAGAAAGTCATTTTTGGTGGCCCGTGGTTGATAGACGGTCACTATGTTGCAGTAAAGCCATGGGATGTGGATTTTAGGCCATGCGAAAAATTCTTTGGATCAACGCTGGTATGGATTCGAGTCTCGGGACTTCCAATTTGGTGCTACCAGGAACAAGCAATGCTGCGAATTGCTTCTGCAATAGGGATTCCGGTGAAAGTAGATTTGGCCACTAAGCTTgcagaaagaagaaaatatgccCGAGCTTGTGTTCAAATTAATCTTGAGTTGCCTGTAATTAAACATATTATAGTGGAGGGTGTGACTTATGAAGTGGAGTATGAGAGTTTACAGTTGATTTGTGCTACTTGTGCACGGTATGGGCATGATAAATCGTTGTGCATGGAGAAGGAGTCCTTGGAAGGAAACAGAAATTCCTTTGGTGATGGAAAAAATAATGAATCCCCGACACTAGTGCCACACAACAATCATGAGATTCAAAAAGAGGCTGAATCAGAAGCTCGTGATTTAGGTGAGAATCCTCGTAATTTGTGTGAGAAATTAGTAGTTGTTAAAGGGAAGGATGTGGTTACGGAATCATTGGCTCCTCACGTGTCTGATGGTCATGTTAATGAGGCATGCATGGATGATGAAGAGGGCTGGCAACAAGTGCTGCGTAAGGGAAAATTCACAATGGGCCAGTCATCAGGGTTGAAGGACCAAGATGGAAAGCAGCACAAGTTTGGTTCGAGAAGGGTTCCAAGGCCCAATTTGCATGATGATGGAGGCAAATCAATTGGCATTAGGATGGGGAAGCGagaaaaacatgaaattgcACCATCTCCATCGCGCAGAACTCCTGCACGTCATGGAATTTCTATACAGAAGCGTCCTCGGCCTTCTTCCTTGCAGAACTCGCCAGTTGATAAAAATGGTGGTACATCGGAGAAAACTTTAGTAGATGGAAGCATGGCAGGTGCAGTGTCAGGAGGTCCGAAGGTGGCAATTATTAAGGATCAAAGTGTGCCAGTACTGCAGGACAAACCACCTATTGAGGTTGATGATTCTGTTTAGAGTTTATGTTCTTATTTATTCTGTCCCTATTATTTATGGATAGTTTAAATATGATTGTTTGGAATATTAGGGGTGCTTCTAATAAGTTAGCCCGGGTGCATTGTAAGGAACTTGTTAGGAAATTTAGACATGTTTTCTTTATTGTGGTTGAAACTCACTCCCCTTTtcaacatttaaaattattttgggaAAGGTTGGGGTATCACTCTGTTGGTATAGTAGAAGCAGAGGGGCATAAGGGAGGTATTTGGTTTCTATCCTCTATGAAGGGTGTTTGTTGTAAGTTCATTGATGCTTTTGATCAGGGTGTTACTGTTGAGGTTCactttgataatttaatttggaGGTGTAGTGGTATTTATGGCAGTCCTCAATTTAAGAAAAGGGTTCTCTTTGGGATTATATTGTTGCACAATCCATGGTTTTTCAAGGACCTTGGATTGTtcttggtgattttaatgaagTCAAGTTTTCTCATGAATCTAAGGGCTGTCAATTTTCTTATCAAAGAGCAGACATGTTTGCTACTTCATTAGGGGATAGTGGTTTGTTTGATCTGAAGACTATTGGGAGGCAATTTTCTTGGTATAGAAGGGTGAAAAATTATGTTGACGTGGCAAAAAAGCTTGATCGAGTCTATATAAATAGTAGTTGGTTATCTATCTTTCCAGAGGCTTATGCAGAAGTTTTAAATAGGCTTCAGTCTGATCATTGCCCTATTCTGGTGCGTTGTAAAGGTCGTCTTCAGCCTAAAGGGAATCGACCTTTCCGATTTGTTGCTGCTTGGGCTACTCATCCTGGGTATAGGGATATTGTGAACCAGTCATGGTGGTCTGGTAATAGAGGGATTTATGGCAAGCTTTCGGAAGTACAGAAGAATTCACTAGAGTTTAACTCGAAGGTATTTGGTAACatttttgttaagaaatgtgAATTAGAGCAGcagattaattatttacaaaagcGTTTGGAAGTGGTGGATAGTATTTATTTGCGAGAAAAAGAGCAACAGTTGCTTGATGATTATAATAATACTCTAGTGCAAGAAGAGCTCCTATGGTTCCAAAAGTCCAGAGAGCAGTGGGTTAGGTTCGGGGATAGGAATACAAGATTCTTTCATATTCAAACTCTTGCGCGAAGGAAGCATAATAAGATTCATGGCCTTTTTCTCAAGGATGGAGTGTGGGAAATTAATCCAGAGGTTCTGAGTCAAGAAGCAGAGTCTTTCTATAAAAGCTTATTCTGTCATTTGGATGATGTTAATTTGGGTTGCCTTGGTGATGTGCCTCTTCTTTCTCTGaatgaggaagcttgcaatAATCTTACGGCACCAGTTACTATGGAGGAAGTCAGAACAGCTGTTTTTCATATGAACTCTTTTAAAGCTCCGGGACCTGATGGATTTCAAGCTTTCTTCTTCAAAGAATATTGGGAGATCATTGGTCTTGATTTTGTCGAGATTAAATAGTAACTCTTTTTATAATAAAGGTTAAGTAGGCATTTTTCAGTGTTATTATTGATTTAAGAATGATGGaaattttattagttcttaTTTCAAAGGTTGAATCATTGGTATCTATGAAAGATTTCAGGCCGATTAATCTCTGCAATGTAGTTTATAAGATCATCACGAAGGTCCTTGTTAATAGGCTTCGTCCTCATCTTGCGGAGATTGTTGGCCCGCTTCAAGGAGGATTTATTCCGGGACGAGGAACTCCTAACAACATCATTATTGCTCAAGAAGTCCTCCACTTTATGAAGAAGACTAAATTAAAGAAAGGCACACTGGCCTTTAAAATTGATCTGGAGAAAGTTTATGACAGAGTTGACTGGAGGTTTTTAGCTCATACCCTTAAGAGCTTTGGTTTTCCTATTTCTACACttaatttgattatgaattgtgtcactgcttcttctttatctATTCTTTGGAATGGGAGTCGTCTGAATGGCTTTACTCCTAGTCGAGGTCTTAGACAAGGAGACCCTATGTCACCCTATCTTTTTGTGTTGTGTATGGAGCGATTGGCATGCTTTATTAGTCATCAGGTTGATTTGGGCTTGTGGGAGCCGGTTGCTATTTCTAGAGAGGGACCAAGAATATCCCACTTAATGTTTGCGGATGACTTACTTCTATTCTGTAAAGCTACAAAGAGACAAGTGCAAAATGTGATGTTGGTTTTAGAGACTTTTTGCAAAGCATCTGGGATGAAGATTAATGTGGAGAAGTCTAAAGCGCTTTGCTCTACGAATGTCTCTACAACAAGGAAAAAGGTTTTCACTGGGGTATCCTCTATCAGATTTATCCAGGACTTGGGCAAGTATCTTGGAGTTACCCTTAGCCATTCTAGGGTGACTCGTTCAGCTTTCAATGGTGTCCTGGATAAGATTCGGAGTAGGCTAGCAAGCTGGAAAGGGAGTTTACTCAATCGGGCTGGTAGACTCTGCTTGGTTAATTCTTGTTCCGCCGCTATTCCCACGTACCAGATGCATGTCTCTATTTT
The Arachis duranensis cultivar V14167 chromosome 5, aradu.V14167.gnm2.J7QH, whole genome shotgun sequence genome window above contains:
- the LOC107490077 gene encoding serine/threonine-protein kinase STY13 (The sequence of the model RefSeq protein was modified relative to this genomic sequence to represent the inferred CDS: added 306 bases not found in genome assembly); translated protein: MLEGGAKFPGLIDLNKHTTDNYYDFSQGFYHKLGEGTNMSIDSMQTSNGGGSVAMSIDNSSVGSNDSHTRILNHQGLRRRANDNYSVQNSVNRRGRVTHALSDDALAQALMDSSSPTEGLENFDEWTIDLRKLNMGEAFAQGAFGKLYRGTYNGEDVAIKILERPESDLSKAQLMEQQFQQEVMMLATLKHPNIVRFIGACRKPMVWCIVTEYAKGGSVRQSLMKRQNRSVPLKLAVKQALDVARGMAYVHGLGLIHRDLKSDNLLIFGDKSIKIADFGVARIEVQTEGMTPETGTYRWMAPEMIQHRPYTQKVDVYSFGIVLWELITGMLPFQNMTAVQAAFAVVNKNVRPIIPNDCLPVLRDIMTRCWDPNPDVRPPFAEIVGMLENAETEIMTTVRKARFRCCMTQPMTA